The following DNA comes from Polynucleobacter necessarius.
TGTTGGATTTGTTCATGTACAGCTCCTCTATTATGAATGGATGCTTCAATCAACTAAATTTTTAGGCAACGAAAAAGTAATATCTTCAACTACACCATCGAGCGCACGCACTTGTCGTGGACCAAATTTCTGTATACGACTAACAATCGACTGAGCCAAGACTTCTGGCGCAGAAGCGCCGACAGTTAAACCGACACGCTTTTTACCAGCAAACCATTCTGGATTGAGCTGCTCCGGGGAATCCACCATGTAAGCAGGAACGCCAAGCTTTTCAGCCAGCTCTCGCAAACGATTGGAGTTCGAGCTTGTGGCGCTTCCCACCACAATAACCACTTCAACTTGTGGCGCCATAAATTTCACGGCGTCTTGACGATTTTGAGTGGCGTAACAAATATCTTGTTTGCGGGGTTGAACAATATTGGGAAACTTTTTTGTTAAAGCTTCAACAATCTCCTTTGTCTCATCCACTGACAGTGTTGTCTGGGTTACAAAGACGATCTTCTCATCAGCAGGAAATGGTAACGCGCTCACATCTCCAAGCTTCTCAATTAAGAACACACCTTCTTTTACCTGACCCATGGTCCCTTCCACTTCTGGATGCCCGGCATGGCCAATCATCAGAACCGTGAAACCCTCTTTACACATTTTGACGACTTCAAGATGAACCTTAGTCACCAAAGGACATGTGGCGTCATAGACCTGCAAACCCCGAGCTTCGGCGTCTTTACGCACTTCCTGAGAAACGCCGTGAGCACTAAACACGACAATTCTACCTTTAGGAACTTCGTGCAGCTCATTCACAAATACCGCGCCCTTATCGCGCAGCTCATTCACCACATATACGTTGTGCACAATTTCGTGACGCACATAAATTGGCGCACCGAAACGATTCAGCGCTTCATTCACGATATTAATTGCACGGTCAACGCCTGCGCAAAAACCGCGCGGCTGAGCCATCAAAATTTCTGTGTTATTGGAATCACTCATGCTTTATAGGATCGCTACAATCTCTGCTTCAAAAGTCACAGGTCTGCCGGCAAGGGGATGATTAAATTCAAACCATGCGCCCTCATCATTAATCGATTGCAAAACGCCTGCGTACTGAGCGCCACCCGGCGCATTGAACTCAATCACATCGCCTGGATTAAATTCCACATCGTCATCACGACCTTCTTTCAGCGCCTTGAGCGATACCCACTGCACTAAATCCTCCTTGCGCGCACCAAAACTTTCTTCAGGCGCAAGGAGTGCACTTTTTTTCTCACCAACCCCTAAACCCAGCAATACCTTTTCAAAGCAAGGAGCAAATTGTCCAGATCCCATCAAAACCGTCGCAGGACGATCGATAAAGGTGTTGATGTAATCCTCCCCATTGGGCAAAGTGAGCCGGTAGTTCAGAGTCAAGTAGGAATTAGGCAAAACGGTAAGCTTGGTCATAAGGTGATTGTATCTAGGCCTGCGCTAGCTGTGCACTCCCCCATTAACAGGTTGGCCAAAAAATCAGCAACCTAGAGAAAAACTGCGATTAAATGGTGCGGGGGCACTTTCAGACGCTGAATGACTCACCATCTTTCTGCGGGTAGGTGTGAAAGGAAAAAGCGCAGTTGCCCTAGCTCAGGATCTCCTGCATCACTTTGGGAGTCTGCCTAAACTTCTAGCCAGCAGCCCTGCAGAGCTCACTCAACTGCATGGGATGGGACTATCCAAGTGGTCGCAAATTCAAGCGGCGCACGAACTCATTAAACGGAGTCTTGAGGACGGCTTAACCCAAGACCCCATCTTTTCCTCACCCAACCATGTCAGAGAGTTCTTGCAGGCCAAGATTGGCCGCCTTCCGCATGAGGTCTTGCTGTGCCTCTACCTTGATTCCCGACTGCATCTGATTGAATGTGATGAGCTCTTTAGGGGCTCCATTACCCAAACAACCATTTACCCCCGAGAAATCCTCAAAGAGACCTTAGCGAAAAATGCCAGCGCCCTCATCGTGGCGCACAAGCATCCCAGCGGAAACCCATTACCTAGTGACGCAGACCAAGAATTAACGAAGGTACTACTCAATGCCCTACAATATTAGTGTATATTCAGCTTTTAGACCACTGCATTGTGAGTAGGAGCGGTTTGTTCTCCTTTTCAGATTCAGGCCCTTATGGATAATGGGATTAAATGATAGTAAATACTAACTTATTGGCCTATTTTTCCAATAGAGGCGCT
Coding sequences within:
- a CDS encoding FKBP-type peptidyl-prolyl cis-trans isomerase → MTKLTVLPNSYLTLNYRLTLPNGEDYINTFIDRPATVLMGSGQFAPCFEKVLLGLGVGEKKSALLAPEESFGARKEDLVQWVSLKALKEGRDDDVEFNPGDVIEFNAPGGAQYAGVLQSINDEGAWFEFNHPLAGRPVTFEAEIVAIL
- the ispH gene encoding 4-hydroxy-3-methylbut-2-enyl diphosphate reductase, whose protein sequence is MSDSNNTEILMAQPRGFCAGVDRAINIVNEALNRFGAPIYVRHEIVHNVYVVNELRDKGAVFVNELHEVPKGRIVVFSAHGVSQEVRKDAEARGLQVYDATCPLVTKVHLEVVKMCKEGFTVLMIGHAGHPEVEGTMGQVKEGVFLIEKLGDVSALPFPADEKIVFVTQTTLSVDETKEIVEALTKKFPNIVQPRKQDICYATQNRQDAVKFMAPQVEVVIVVGSATSSNSNRLRELAEKLGVPAYMVDSPEQLNPEWFAGKKRVGLTVGASAPEVLAQSIVSRIQKFGPRQVRALDGVVEDITFSLPKNLVD